GAAAGAGGTTATTGTTGGCAGCCAATCTTGAGGCTAGAGGAGCACTTAAGCTGTCCAAAGCTAGTTCCTGATCAATCTGCAAGATCCCTCTTTTAGACCTTATCTGATTGTAGAACTGATTATCAACTATGAAGGATGTGTTTTGATCCAAAAACACCGTTGGGTCTCTACTCAACGGCCTGGATTGTGTGCCACAGGTTTTCAAGAGTGTAGCAGCCAATGCCGGGTCCATTGTGGGATCAGGCTTCCCGGTGCCCTGAAAGTTAGAAAGCCGATCCTGGAAGAAACCACAATGTGCAACTCCAACGGTGTGTGCACCCAAAAGGACCACCATGTCATTGATTGTTAGGCCTTTGGCAGTGAAGAATCGAGCTGCATCCGATATGGAAAGACTTGGTCCTGGCAAATTTACTTCGGAAGAGTCTGAAACCAGCCCATCTCGCCTACCAGTTGATACATTATATCTCGGTCCTCCGGCTAATGCTACTGCATCACGGGTTGCCAATGTTATTATATCGGCACAGGAGACAGTGGATGGGCAAGCAGCCTCAAGATTTCTCTTGGCTTCATCAATTAGCTCAAATCCTCTTACTGTTAAGTTTGGTCCGGCATCTTTCTCCGATGACCTGGTCTTGGTGGAGTCTATCAATATTGATGCATCACAACCctgaaaattttggccaagtATGCCAAATTTTGTCATAAGAACTTCATAAAATCCTCTCACGTATATAATAAATCGAggttttgttatattttttaatgtaactttttttaaaaattttctacatGGGAGGGTGGAATTTTATGAAGCGTGGAGCAGGAAAAGAGATTATATAGACTCTAAATCCTGTGGTTTTCAGTCACTAGGCCAAGACCTTTTCGGCATTTTTAATGTAACTTCTGAATAAGTGGATTACATACTGCACGCTTCTGATATAAATTTTGGATGTCTTCGGGTACTACATTCTAGTAGGAAGAAATTTGAGGCAATTGATAATTAAATTTTTAGATGGACTATAGTTCATAAAATTTGTTATGACTTGagtacctcaaaacaaagcgaAACCACAAAATTGATATGCCATTATAGTATGCCAAACCACAAAATTGACATACCGTTATGTTATATTATAAGTCCCATTTAATTTGTTAACGGGTGATGCATAGGAACACATGAACTATGATTAGCCCCTGAACCTTGCTCCATCCAAGAATTTTTTAATACTATATGTCTTTTAACTCCTTTGACTACTTAACCACTTAAACAAGTATAAATTAGTTAAAAACAAGATTAATTACTTACTCGGACAAAGCAATCGTGAAAATGCATGCGAAGCAAAGCAGCTGTTATTGAACGATCAGCGCTAAATTTCTTTACTACAACTTGTTGCACAATTGATTCTGCTCGTGGACATGAAGTGCTGTAAAATCCATTCTGCA
The Coffea arabica cultivar ET-39 chromosome 6c, Coffea Arabica ET-39 HiFi, whole genome shotgun sequence genome window above contains:
- the LOC113693241 gene encoding peroxidase 44-like — encoded protein: MMLKVFFLGCILHLASAQLQNGFYSTSCPRAESIVQQVVVKKFSADRSITAALLRMHFHDCFVRGCDASILIDSTKTRSSEKDAGPNLTVRGFELIDEAKRNLEAACPSTVSCADIITLATRDAVALAGGPRYNVSTGRRDGLVSDSSEVNLPGPSLSISDAARFFTAKGLTINDMVVLLGAHTVGVAHCGFFQDRLSNFQGTGKPDPTMDPALAATLLKTCGTQSRPLSRDPTVFLDQNTSFIVDNQFYNQIRSKRGILQIDQELALDSLSAPLASRLAANNNLFQQSFVNAMMKMGSVEVLVGNAGEIRKNCRVFNKPGGRA